Proteins encoded in a region of the Helicobacter colisuis genome:
- the serB gene encoding phosphoserine phosphatase SerB has protein sequence MKLAVFDFDSTLMDGETINLLAKAYGSEQQVSEITKEAMAGKLDFYHSLRKRVKTLEGMPLKQVCEVCENLTYNPGAKEIISFLKENGYKVVVFSGGFDEGVSAGQKALGYDIHFSNTLHHKDGLLTGKVGGEMMFSYSKGRMLEKIQVLLGVDSSNTLVVGDGANDLSMFQYAQKKVAFCAKEVLREAANIIIDTKDLSLIKNYL, from the coding sequence TTGAAACTGGCAGTTTTTGATTTTGATTCTACACTAATGGATGGAGAAACTATAAATTTACTAGCAAAAGCCTATGGAAGTGAGCAACAAGTAAGCGAGATTACCAAAGAAGCTATGGCGGGAAAATTGGATTTTTACCATAGTTTAAGAAAACGCGTAAAGACTTTGGAGGGAATGCCACTAAAGCAGGTTTGTGAAGTTTGTGAAAATCTTACTTATAATCCTGGTGCTAAGGAAATTATTAGTTTTTTAAAGGAAAATGGTTATAAGGTGGTGGTGTTTAGTGGGGGGTTTGATGAAGGGGTGAGTGCAGGGCAAAAAGCACTTGGCTATGATATTCATTTTAGTAACACTTTGCACCACAAAGATGGACTTTTAACAGGAAAAGTTGGTGGAGAGATGATGTTTTCTTACTCCAAAGGGAGAATGCTTGAGAAGATTCAAGTTTTGCTAGGTGTGGATTCATCTAATACTCTTGTGGTTGGAGATGGGGCTAATGATCTTTCAATGTTTCAATATGCGCAAAAAAAAGTGGCATTTTGCGCCAAAGAAGTTTTGAGAGAGGCTGCAAATATCATAATTGATACAAAAGATTTGTCATTAATAAAAAATTATCTATAA
- a CDS encoding transaldolase has product MQNNIFFSLWCDFIERDFLENDFIKMIEGGIIEGATSNPAIFQKSFLEASYREQKESLKGENPKEIYEALAKSDIQRAAELLMPIYTNNTNDGYVSIEVDPNLCQDSKGTIEEGVRLFKEIGYPNVMIKIPATKAGFVAMEELISQGISVNATLVFTKEQTIGCMEAFKRGYENFKKITKKESKDFPRAVVSIFVSRFDRKCDSILKDNGIPVATLGIKNAQYLYRVINDYSLPCVRALFASTGVKDDSLESIYYIRELYHQYAINTAPLATIEAFMKVEALEEAYLPSYEELEEYFKVVADAGVDLQKVSSELLEQGLEDFKNAFAKILESLS; this is encoded by the coding sequence ATGCAAAATAATATTTTTTTTTCTTTGTGGTGTGATTTTATTGAAAGAGATTTTTTGGAAAATGATTTTATCAAAATGATTGAGGGTGGAATTATTGAAGGGGCGACAAGCAATCCTGCTATTTTTCAAAAATCTTTTTTAGAAGCGAGTTATAGAGAACAAAAAGAATCCCTAAAGGGCGAAAATCCAAAAGAGATTTATGAGGCTTTAGCAAAGAGTGATATTCAAAGGGCTGCAGAACTTCTTATGCCAATTTATACTAATAATACAAATGACGGCTATGTGAGTATTGAAGTTGATCCTAATTTGTGTCAAGATTCTAAGGGAACTATTGAAGAGGGTGTTAGGTTGTTTAAAGAGATTGGCTATCCTAATGTAATGATTAAGATTCCAGCCACTAAAGCAGGATTTGTTGCAATGGAGGAATTAATCTCCCAAGGGATTTCGGTTAATGCGACTTTGGTTTTTACAAAAGAACAAACCATTGGATGTATGGAGGCTTTTAAAAGGGGGTATGAGAATTTCAAAAAAATAACAAAAAAAGAATCTAAGGATTTCCCAAGAGCGGTGGTGAGTATTTTTGTATCAAGATTTGATAGAAAATGCGATTCTATTTTAAAGGATAATGGTATTCCTGTGGCGACTTTAGGCATTAAAAATGCGCAATATTTGTATCGTGTTATTAATGATTATTCTTTGCCTTGCGTGAGAGCGCTTTTTGCAAGCACAGGTGTAAAAGATGATAGTTTAGAGTCCATTTATTATATTAGAGAGCTTTATCATCAATATGCTATTAATACTGCACCATTAGCAACCATTGAAGCTTTTATGAAAGTTGAAGCCTTGGAAGAAGCTTATTTACCAAGCTATGAAGAATTAGAAGAATATTTTAAGGTGGTGGCAGATGCTGGTGTAGATTTGCAAAAAGTTTCTAGTGAGTTATTAGAGCAAGGATTAGAAGACTTTAAAAATGCTTTTGCAAAAATTTTAGAGAGTTTGTCTTAA
- a CDS encoding 50S ribosomal protein L25/general stress protein Ctc — MLSGIIRESISKADTKALRKNGYLIANIYGKGKENIHCAFKRNDFIREVKNKTDLIFEVEVGTQKYPVVIQEYQKDPITSEIIHVDLMLAQKGVEAKYSVKVRIEGVAKGLKNKGVLMISKKRIKVKATPENLPKDYEINVTNLDVGDVVLVRDLPQNNGVKIVERDDVAIVGVIKSR, encoded by the coding sequence ATGTTAAGTGGAATAATTAGAGAGAGTATTTCAAAAGCAGATACAAAGGCTTTAAGAAAAAATGGTTATCTAATTGCCAATATCTATGGTAAGGGTAAAGAGAATATTCATTGTGCGTTTAAACGCAATGATTTTATCCGAGAAGTTAAAAACAAAACTGATTTGATTTTTGAAGTAGAAGTTGGCACACAAAAATATCCAGTTGTTATCCAAGAGTATCAAAAAGATCCAATTACTAGCGAAATTATCCATGTGGATTTGATGCTTGCACAAAAAGGTGTAGAAGCAAAATATTCTGTTAAGGTGAGAATCGAAGGTGTCGCAAAAGGACTTAAAAACAAAGGTGTTTTGATGATTTCCAAAAAACGCATTAAGGTTAAGGCTACTCCTGAAAATCTACCTAAAGATTATGAAATCAATGTAACAAACTTGGATGTGGGTGATGTTGTATTGGTGCGTGATTTACCGCAAAACAATGGTGTTAAAATCGTAGAAAGAGATGATGTTGCAATTGTTGGTGTGATTAAATCTCGCTAA
- the pth gene encoding aminoacyl-tRNA hydrolase, translating to MFLIVGLGNIGEKYKNNRHNIGFCVVDSLIASLNATKQSSKDFFGELYKTSQILLLKPSTFMNLSGKSVLSVKNFYKIDKILVIHDDLDLPFGAVRFKFGGGSGGHNGLKSIDELCGKEYYRLRYGIGKPLLKNQVIDWVLGDFSKEESIKNEEIIKHCIKPALEIAKLENPSELANKISSLYTLNPKDK from the coding sequence ATGTTTTTAATTGTAGGCTTAGGTAATATTGGCGAAAAATATAAAAATAATCGCCATAATATCGGCTTTTGCGTTGTTGATTCTTTGATTGCTTCTTTAAATGCTACTAAGCAATCTAGTAAAGATTTCTTTGGGGAGCTTTATAAGACTTCCCAAATCCTTCTTTTAAAGCCCTCAACTTTTATGAATCTTTCTGGAAAATCAGTTTTAAGTGTTAAAAATTTTTATAAAATAGACAAAATACTTGTGATTCATGATGATCTTGATTTGCCTTTTGGGGCAGTGCGATTTAAATTTGGCGGAGGCAGTGGCGGACACAATGGCTTAAAATCCATTGATGAATTGTGTGGTAAAGAGTATTATCGTTTGCGTTATGGGATTGGAAAACCCCTTTTGAAAAATCAAGTGATTGATTGGGTTTTAGGGGATTTTAGCAAAGAAGAATCAATAAAAAATGAAGAAATAATTAAACATTGCATTAAACCAGCATTGGAAATAGCAAAATTAGAGAATCCAAGTGAATTGGCAAACAAAATTTCTAGTCTTTATACTTTAAATCCAAAAGATAAATAA
- a CDS encoding LptF/LptG family permease, which produces MNLFSRYIITLYLKYFFILFVSLECFFVLIDLVKYLDELPQSANLIVLLIFYDFVYASNYILPLSLVLAQIVLVISMLRNSQFTAFLALGYSKLRIFLPIFMVSFLITLLFVLLNATPFAYAKERVDLIIERGYLGSYKNDLFIKYNDNYIYFEKVFPLLKTAENVKVYEVFNKQVIKIIEAPRAVFIQDKWRLENAKITTLDSNLEIGKNPLKIEEQKTYETLQGFKPKILDNIYEKQGSISIVDALEAIWLLKEQGVNTQKLRSSLYSLIFFPFFAPLVMVCLARFTPNSNRYANMSGITLGMILGVLIVWGVFFSFSRLSMSGFLLPEVSIILPIGILGLVSLWLFLRLFKE; this is translated from the coding sequence ATGAATTTATTTTCGCGTTATATTATTACCTTATATTTAAAGTATTTTTTTATTCTTTTTGTATCGCTAGAATGTTTTTTTGTTTTAATTGATTTGGTGAAATACCTTGACGAATTGCCACAATCTGCAAATTTAATAGTTTTGCTCATTTTTTATGATTTTGTCTATGCAAGCAATTATATTTTGCCTCTTTCTTTGGTGTTGGCTCAGATTGTCTTAGTGATTTCTATGTTAAGAAATTCGCAATTTACAGCATTTTTAGCACTTGGATATTCAAAGCTTAGAATCTTTTTGCCTATTTTTATGGTGTCATTTTTGATTACTTTATTATTTGTCTTACTAAATGCAACTCCTTTTGCTTATGCTAAAGAAAGGGTGGATTTGATTATTGAGCGCGGATATTTGGGAAGTTACAAAAATGATTTATTTATCAAATACAATGATAATTATATTTATTTTGAAAAAGTTTTTCCTCTTTTAAAGACTGCAGAAAATGTTAAGGTTTATGAAGTCTTTAATAAGCAAGTTATTAAAATTATTGAAGCACCTAGAGCTGTTTTTATTCAAGATAAATGGAGATTGGAGAATGCTAAAATTACCACTCTTGATTCTAATCTTGAAATAGGCAAGAATCCTCTTAAAATTGAAGAGCAAAAGACTTATGAAACACTACAAGGCTTTAAACCTAAGATTTTAGATAATATCTATGAAAAGCAAGGTAGTATTTCTATTGTTGATGCATTAGAAGCAATTTGGCTTTTAAAAGAGCAGGGGGTTAATACTCAAAAACTTCGTAGTTCTCTTTATAGTCTAATATTTTTTCCATTTTTTGCTCCCTTGGTGATGGTGTGTTTGGCTAGATTTACTCCAAACTCTAATCGTTATGCAAATATGAGCGGTATTACTTTGGGAATGATTCTTGGAGTTTTGATTGTATGGGGTGTATTTTTTAGTTTTTCTAGGCTCTCTATGAGTGGTTTTTTATTGCCAGAAGTTAGCATTATTTTGCCTATTGGAATTTTGGGTTTAGTGAGCTTATGGCTATTTTTAAGGTTATTTAAAGAATAA
- the purH gene encoding bifunctional phosphoribosylaminoimidazolecarboxamide formyltransferase/IMP cyclohydrolase yields the protein MTALLSVSDKKGIVEFAKGLVSLGYEILSTGGTLKILRENAIEALEVSEYTQSPEMFDGRVKTLHPKIHGGILHRRNNQDDKQKAFEFGIKDISLVCVNLYPFKETIEKTEDFGEIIENIDIGGPSMVRAAAKNFESVLIVTDCNDYERVLEKLKDKQNTLEFRQELMIKAFEHTAAYDCMIANYMNKRFNHGFGKNHFIAGRLVSPTRYGENPHQKGAYYEFGNFYSKHFRALKGEISFNNLTDINSAVKIASSFEDKPCVCIVKHGNPCGFAMKENVLESYVAALRCDNISAYGGVVAVNGEVDVDLANEINKIFIEVLVVPSITEEALSVFENKKKIKIFVCGGEKLCFPKDGQDFKHIEGGFVLQEADSVAANEVENAKCVSQKQATKEQMKDLEIAYKVASLVKSNCVVYVKDSAMVAVGMGMTSRVDAAKAAIRKAEEMGIDLRGCVLASEAFFPFKDSIEEAYKVGVSAVIEPGGSIRDEEVIECANQKGMALYFSGFRHFLH from the coding sequence ATGACGGCATTATTAAGTGTAAGTGATAAAAAAGGTATTGTTGAGTTTGCAAAAGGGCTTGTGAGCTTGGGTTATGAGATTTTATCTACAGGTGGAACTTTAAAAATCTTAAGAGAAAATGCGATTGAAGCACTAGAAGTGAGTGAATACACACAAAGCCCAGAAATGTTTGATGGGCGCGTTAAGACATTGCATCCCAAGATTCATGGTGGAATATTGCATAGGCGTAATAATCAAGATGATAAACAAAAGGCTTTTGAATTTGGGATAAAAGACATTAGTTTGGTGTGTGTGAATCTTTATCCTTTTAAAGAAACGATTGAAAAAACAGAGGATTTTGGGGAAATTATAGAAAATATTGATATTGGTGGTCCATCAATGGTTAGGGCAGCAGCCAAGAATTTTGAATCAGTATTGATTGTAACGGATTGCAATGATTATGAAAGGGTGCTTGAAAAGCTTAAAGACAAGCAAAATACTTTGGAGTTTCGTCAAGAGTTAATGATTAAAGCCTTTGAGCACACAGCAGCTTATGATTGTATGATTGCAAATTACATGAATAAACGTTTTAATCATGGCTTTGGCAAGAATCATTTTATTGCTGGGAGACTTGTAAGTCCTACAAGATATGGAGAGAATCCTCATCAAAAAGGAGCATATTATGAATTTGGCAATTTCTACTCTAAGCACTTTAGAGCACTTAAAGGTGAGATTAGTTTTAATAATCTAACAGACATTAATAGCGCAGTTAAAATTGCTTCAAGCTTTGAAGATAAGCCTTGTGTATGTATTGTCAAACATGGGAATCCTTGTGGTTTTGCAATGAAAGAAAATGTCTTAGAATCATATGTTGCAGCTTTGAGATGTGATAATATTTCTGCTTATGGCGGTGTTGTTGCAGTTAATGGCGAAGTGGATGTGGATTTGGCTAATGAAATTAATAAGATTTTTATTGAAGTGTTAGTGGTGCCAAGTATCACAGAGGAAGCTTTGAGTGTTTTTGAAAATAAAAAAAAGATTAAAATCTTTGTTTGTGGTGGAGAGAAACTTTGTTTTCCAAAAGATGGGCAAGATTTTAAACATATTGAAGGAGGATTTGTTTTACAAGAAGCAGATAGCGTAGCGGCTAATGAAGTAGAAAATGCAAAATGCGTTAGTCAAAAACAAGCTACTAAAGAGCAAATGAAAGATTTGGAAATCGCCTATAAGGTGGCAAGCTTAGTAAAATCAAATTGTGTGGTATATGTTAAAGATTCTGCTATGGTAGCTGTTGGAATGGGAATGACAAGTCGCGTTGATGCTGCAAAGGCTGCCATTAGAAAAGCAGAAGAAATGGGAATTGATTTAAGGGGTTGTGTGTTAGCAAGTGAAGCGTTTTTTCCTTTTAAAGATAGCATAGAGGAAGCTTATAAAGTTGGTGTGAGTGCTGTGATTGAGCCAGGAGGAAGCATTCGCGATGAAGAGGTGATTGAATGTGCAAATCAAAAAGGTATGGCACTTTATTTTAGTGGATTTAGACATTTTTTACATTAA
- a CDS encoding SPASM domain-containing protein: MDLKNFEKICSEIAPFTHLCALHILGDPLTLDNLESYLKIATTYQLKIDITTSGFYLNNKKINLLLQNSCVHQINISLTSSLYQKKQINLKSYLSPILALLFKHQAIKSEKFINLRLWNLKKDFTPPLKNSPIYQVLYNFFQTPITTPKTRLAYKIHLLEQPFFEWVSLESQIISQNGFCYGGSKQLGILCNGDVVPCCFDTKGVINFGNLFQDSMLKILENPRLKKLVEGFKNGVRIEELCQHCSYPDYLANLNVKNV, encoded by the coding sequence ATGGATTTAAAAAATTTTGAAAAAATATGCAGTGAAATTGCTCCTTTTACACATTTGTGCGCTTTGCATATTTTGGGAGATCCACTAACACTTGATAATCTTGAATCATATCTTAAAATCGCAACAACCTATCAACTTAAAATTGACATTACAACTAGCGGTTTTTACCTAAATAACAAAAAAATCAATCTTCTTTTGCAAAACTCTTGCGTTCATCAAATTAACATTTCGCTCACAAGCTCTCTTTATCAAAAAAAACAAATTAATCTTAAATCCTATCTTAGCCCTATCTTAGCTCTGCTCTTCAAGCACCAAGCAATAAAAAGTGAAAAATTTATTAATTTAAGGCTTTGGAATCTCAAAAAAGATTTTACTCCACCGCTTAAAAATTCCCCTATCTATCAAGTTTTGTATAATTTTTTTCAAACTCCCATTACAACACCAAAAACGCGCTTAGCTTACAAAATCCATCTACTTGAGCAGCCTTTTTTTGAATGGGTTAGCTTAGAATCTCAAATAATCTCACAAAATGGGTTTTGCTATGGTGGTAGTAAGCAGCTTGGTATTTTGTGCAATGGTGATGTAGTGCCTTGTTGTTTTGATACTAAAGGAGTGATTAATTTTGGCAATCTCTTTCAAGATTCAATGCTAAAGATTCTAGAAAATCCACGCCTAAAAAAGCTAGTTGAAGGTTTTAAAAATGGAGTGAGAATCGAGGAGCTTTGTCAGCACTGCAGCTACCCCGATTATCTTGCTAATCTTAATGTAAAAAATGTCTAA
- a CDS encoding FtsX-like permease family protein: MTQKGIISFLLFRYLRFNKHQPFISIAAILAFLGVCIGVMVLIVAMALMNGFDKEFERKLFIMNYPLTMIQGSPEKITKKTLEDLQNNFPQLQFSPFIQTQAISKIGNRMEGAMVFGVDFNLESKINPIFKEAYLQSQQHQNQSKEIFSVIIGKSLKDSYGLDYQSNLLLIFTDFIPNAIQLSPTMKRFVVDGFFQSGLIAYDKGYIYTSLEAMQIIKNLPQDTYDGIHIHSNNPQKDIISLQESYPQMRIVGWWEQNGNFFAALALEKRALFIVLMLIILVASLNIISSLLMTVMNRRREIALLLTMGASSKEIQKTFLYLGNFIGVSGIICGSILAFIILYLLSSFPIISLPADVYGSSKLPLELSLLDLFLILCGSFAIVFFSSYYPAKKATQINPLEVLRNE; encoded by the coding sequence ATGACACAAAAAGGAATCATTTCTTTTTTGTTATTCCGTTATTTACGATTTAATAAACACCAGCCATTCATCTCTATTGCCGCTATTTTAGCATTTTTAGGGGTTTGTATTGGAGTTATGGTTTTAATTGTTGCAATGGCACTTATGAATGGATTTGACAAAGAATTTGAGCGCAAACTCTTTATTATGAATTATCCACTCACTATGATTCAAGGTAGTCCAGAAAAAATCACCAAAAAAACTTTAGAAGATTTGCAAAACAATTTTCCGCAACTACAATTTAGCCCCTTTATCCAAACTCAAGCGATTTCAAAAATAGGGAATCGTATGGAAGGTGCTATGGTTTTTGGAGTGGATTTTAATCTTGAAAGCAAAATTAATCCCATTTTTAAAGAAGCCTATCTCCAATCCCAACAGCACCAAAATCAATCCAAAGAAATCTTTAGTGTGATTATTGGCAAAAGCCTTAAAGATTCTTATGGGCTTGATTATCAATCAAATTTACTTTTGATTTTTACTGATTTTATTCCCAATGCAATCCAACTAAGCCCTACTATGAAGCGCTTTGTGGTAGATGGCTTCTTTCAATCAGGATTGATTGCTTATGATAAGGGCTATATTTATACCAGCCTTGAAGCAATGCAAATTATCAAAAATCTCCCTCAAGATACTTATGATGGCATTCACATTCACTCCAACAATCCACAAAAAGATATTATTTCTCTCCAAGAATCATATCCGCAAATGCGAATCGTTGGCTGGTGGGAACAAAATGGAAACTTTTTTGCAGCCTTAGCGCTAGAAAAACGCGCACTATTTATTGTTTTAATGCTAATTATTCTAGTGGCTTCTCTTAATATCATCAGCTCTCTTTTGATGACTGTTATGAATAGAAGGCGAGAAATTGCCCTATTGCTCACTATGGGAGCAAGCTCTAAAGAAATCCAAAAAACTTTTCTTTATTTGGGAAATTTCATAGGTGTTAGCGGCATTATCTGTGGTAGTATTTTGGCTTTTATCATTCTTTACTTGCTTTCAAGCTTCCCTATTATTTCACTACCTGCAGATGTTTATGGGAGTTCAAAACTACCCTTAGAACTTTCCTTGCTTGATTTATTTTTAATTTTGTGTGGCTCTTTTGCGATTGTTTTCTTTTCTTCTTATTATCCAGCCAAAAAAGCTACTCAAATTAATCCTTTGGAAGTTTTGCGTAACGAATAG
- the secA gene encoding preprotein translocase subunit SecA: MFSLIKKILNSKNDRLIGHYKRQIKKINELESKYATLSDEELKNSFQELKNQVQASKNPQEELNKILYQSFAITREASKRVLNMRHFDVQLIGGMVLHEGKIAEMKTGEGKTLVATLPVCLNAMLGKGVHIITVNDYLAQRDAETMRPLYEFLGYSVGVIVSGIYDDSHRLAQYSCDITYGTNNEFGFDYLRDNMKYDFNQKVQKEHYFAIVDEVDSILIDEARTPLIISGPANRVLKNYEIANNVALKFKENEDYTIDEKNKVILLTESGINHAEKLFEIDNLYSVDNAILAHHLDQALKANKLFKKDKDYVLRDGEVVIVDEFTGRLSEGRRFSEGLHQALEAKEGVKIKEESQTLADITYQNYFRLYQKLAGMTGTAQTEASEFLQIYNLEVVSIPTNLPIKRKDLNDLIYKTEREKFNALVEKIIELNKKGQPILVGTASIEKSEKIHDLLKSKRIPHSVLNAKNHAQEAEIIKDAGNKGAVTIATNMAGRGVDIKINDEVRELGGLYIIGTERHESRRIDNQLRGRSGRQGDPGTSQFYLSLEDPLLRIFGSDKIKNIMDKLGLDDGEHIESKLVTRSVENAQKKVESMHFEARKHLLEYDDVANEQRKAIYRLRNELLNPTQDVSHKIIENRHDAITMLLEKAEVFNDFDNLESLCAMALEDFNVTLDIQELKDSYQKNNNFETLIDEKMKQIYDKKMSILDSQTRIEIEKLVYLQTLDNLWRDHLYVMDTLKTGIGLRGYNQKDPLVEYKKESYNLFLELVGQIKYTTIKMLYKVQLKTNQESEEEAKNALQKLNNSNQNLKTNHENPPIFKKKPIRNEPCPCGSGKKYKNCCGMSGPKKGVFAK; encoded by the coding sequence ATGTTTTCACTAATTAAAAAGATTCTAAATAGTAAAAATGACCGGTTAATTGGGCATTATAAAAGACAAATTAAAAAAATCAACGAGCTTGAATCAAAATATGCTACTTTAAGTGATGAAGAGCTTAAAAATTCATTTCAAGAGCTCAAAAATCAAGTCCAAGCTTCCAAGAATCCACAAGAAGAGTTGAACAAAATTCTTTATCAGTCCTTTGCAATCACGCGTGAGGCTAGCAAAAGGGTTTTAAATATGCGACATTTTGATGTCCAGCTTATTGGTGGAATGGTTTTACACGAAGGTAAGATTGCAGAAATGAAAACAGGGGAAGGAAAAACATTAGTTGCTACTTTGCCTGTTTGCCTTAATGCGATGCTAGGAAAGGGTGTGCATATCATAACAGTAAATGATTATCTTGCGCAACGAGATGCAGAAACAATGCGACCACTTTATGAATTTTTAGGATATAGTGTGGGAGTAATTGTAAGCGGAATTTATGATGATTCGCACCGCTTAGCTCAATATTCTTGTGATATTACTTATGGAACAAATAATGAATTTGGTTTTGATTATTTGCGCGACAATATGAAATACGACTTTAATCAAAAAGTGCAAAAAGAGCATTATTTTGCTATCGTTGATGAAGTAGATTCAATTCTTATTGATGAAGCAAGGACACCTCTTATCATCTCTGGACCAGCAAACCGCGTCTTAAAAAACTATGAAATTGCTAATAATGTTGCCTTAAAGTTCAAAGAAAATGAAGATTATACTATTGATGAAAAAAACAAAGTGATTCTACTCACAGAAAGTGGAATCAACCACGCAGAAAAACTTTTTGAAATTGATAATCTTTATAGTGTTGATAATGCGATTCTTGCTCATCACCTAGATCAAGCCCTTAAAGCCAATAAACTTTTCAAAAAAGACAAAGATTATGTCTTACGCGATGGAGAAGTTGTTATAGTAGATGAATTTACAGGGAGACTTAGTGAAGGGAGACGCTTTAGTGAAGGATTACATCAAGCCCTAGAAGCCAAAGAAGGCGTCAAAATCAAAGAAGAATCCCAAACACTTGCAGATATTACCTATCAAAACTATTTTAGGCTTTATCAAAAACTTGCTGGTATGACAGGAACTGCACAAACTGAAGCGAGTGAATTTTTACAAATTTACAATCTTGAAGTTGTCTCAATTCCTACAAACCTTCCTATTAAAAGAAAGGATTTGAATGATTTAATCTACAAAACCGAAAGGGAGAAATTTAACGCGCTTGTAGAAAAAATCATTGAATTAAACAAAAAGGGGCAACCAATTTTAGTTGGAACAGCTTCCATTGAAAAAAGCGAAAAGATTCACGATTTGCTTAAATCCAAAAGAATTCCACATTCTGTGTTAAATGCTAAAAATCACGCTCAAGAAGCTGAAATTATCAAAGATGCTGGAAACAAGGGAGCTGTAACGATTGCCACAAATATGGCAGGGCGTGGTGTGGATATAAAAATCAATGATGAAGTAAGGGAGCTTGGCGGACTTTATATTATAGGGACAGAGAGACACGAATCGCGCAGAATTGACAATCAATTGCGCGGTAGAAGCGGAAGACAAGGTGATCCTGGGACTAGTCAATTTTATTTGAGTTTAGAAGATCCTTTGTTGCGTATTTTTGGTAGTGACAAGATTAAAAACATTATGGATAAATTAGGGCTTGATGATGGAGAGCATATTGAATCAAAGCTTGTAACGCGATCTGTAGAAAATGCCCAAAAGAAAGTTGAAAGTATGCATTTTGAAGCTAGAAAACATTTGTTGGAATACGATGATGTCGCAAATGAACAAAGAAAAGCTATTTATCGCTTAAGAAATGAATTGCTAAACCCAACACAAGATGTCTCACATAAAATCATTGAAAATCGCCATGATGCTATTACAATGCTTTTAGAAAAAGCTGAAGTGTTTAATGATTTTGATAATTTAGAATCGCTTTGCGCTATGGCTTTGGAAGACTTTAATGTAACACTTGACATCCAAGAATTAAAAGATTCCTATCAAAAAAACAATAACTTTGAAACCTTAATTGATGAAAAAATGAAGCAAATTTATGATAAGAAAATGTCAATTTTAGATAGTCAAACTCGAATCGAAATTGAAAAGCTTGTTTATTTGCAAACTTTAGATAATTTATGGCGAGATCACTTATATGTGATGGACACACTCAAAACTGGCATAGGATTGCGTGGATATAACCAAAAAGATCCTTTAGTAGAATACAAAAAAGAAAGCTACAATCTCTTTTTGGAATTAGTAGGTCAAATCAAATACACTACTATTAAAATGCTCTATAAAGTGCAGCTTAAAACAAATCAAGAGAGTGAAGAGGAAGCCAAAAACGCCCTACAAAAGCTTAACAATAGCAATCAAAACTTGAAAACTAATCACGAAAATCCCCCAATTTTTAAAAAGAAGCCCATTAGAAATGAGCCTTGCCCTTGTGGCAGTGGTAAAAAATACAAAAATTGTTGCGGAATGAGTGGTCCTAAAAAAGGAGTTTTTGCCAAATGA